The Bacteroidales bacterium DNA segment CTGGACTTCGATGGACTGAAAACGCTGGTGAAATGGGCAGAGGCTGAAGGCTGGAACCCTGGTGAGTATGATGCCGATGTGTTTTGGGCAACCGACCCGGATGGTTATTGGGGTTATTATTACCGGGGTGAACTGA contains these protein-coding regions:
- a CDS encoding GNAT family N-acetyltransferase — translated: MIKNVDGLTDFTFKKLDFDGLKTLVKWAEAEGWNPGEYDADVFWATDPDGYWGYYYRGEL